From the genome of Thauera chlorobenzoica:
ACGCCGTCGAGCGCCTGCGCCCGCTGCTCGATCGCGCGCGTGCGAATCTGCGCCCCTTGCGTCTGCACAACGTCAGGTTGAAACTCGCGGATGGCAGTCTCGGCCTCGCCGAGGCCGCGCCGTTCGACAGCATCATCGTTGCTGCGGCAGCGCTCGGATTGCCCGCTGCACTCAAGGAACAACTTGCGCCGGGCGGTCGTCTGATCGTTCCGGTGGGAGGGGCCGATCAGCGCTTGCTGCTGGTCGAGCGCCAGGGAAATGTTTTCCGGGAAAGCTGGTTCGAAGCAGTGCGCTTCGTGCCGCTCCTCGGTGGTACAGAATGAGATACGGTATTCGGATGCACAAACAGTCGCCTCACATCGCCCTTTTGCTTGTCGCCGGCCTCATGGCGGGGTGCGCTTCCAAAGTGACGGCTCCGGTGCGCGATGTCGCCGGCAGCATCCCGGGAGCGACGGTTGCGAGCTCACCATCGCAGCCAAGTGGTGTTCATACGGTCCGTCCCGGCGAGACCTTGCTCGGCATCGCACGCCAGTACGGCGTGACCCTGCCGGAACTGGTGGCATGGAACGGTCTGACCGACCCCAACCAGATCCAGGTGGGGGAAACACTTCGCGTGGCGCCGCCCGGCGCGGCGACGGGCAGCATTGCCGAGCCGGCACCGAGCGGTGCAGTGGCCGTGCCGGTGCCGCTCAACGGCGCGGATTCGGGCTCGGTGCCGCTCAAGCAGGAACCGATCGGAGGCCGTGCGCCGATCGCCGTGCCCGCAGCGCCTGCCGAGCCTGCCGCTGCAGGTGGGGCACCGACTTCGGCAGGCGGGCAATGGCATTGGCCGGCAGCCGGTGCAGTGATCGCCGGTTTCAGCGAAGCATCCAACAAGGGGCTCGATATCGGCGGCCGGGTCGGCGATCCGGTCCATGCGGCGGCCGCCGGCAAGGTTGTTTATGCAGGCAGTGGTCTGCGCGGCTACGGCAAACTGATCGTCATCAAGCACGACCAGGAGTACAACTCCGTGTATGCTCACAACGACAGGCTTCTGGTCAAGGAAGACGAGCAGGTCGCGCAGGGGCAGAAGATTGCCGAACTTGGAAGCACCGAATCAGACCGCCCGAAGCTCCACTTCGAGATCCGCAAACAGGGCAAGGCGATCGATCCGATGCGCTACCTGCCCGCACGCTGAGTGAGGTGAGCATGGAGGAACCGGCGAATCTTGACGAACTGGAAAGTCATGAACCGGATCTTCCGCCCGAGGTGGAGGTATTTTCCGGCCATCCGGTCCAGGCAGTCGAGAACGAGTTTTTCAGCGATGTCACCCAGCTCTATCTGAACGAGATCGGCGCTAACCCGCTGCTCAGCGCCGAAGAGGAGCTGCGCCTCGCCCGCCTGGTTCGGGAAGGGGATTTCCGCTCCCGGCAGACGATGATCGAGCGCAACCTGCGTCTCGTGGTCAACATCGCCAAGCATTACCTCAACCGCGGCATTCCGCTGCTCGACCTCGTCGAAGAAGGCAATCTCGGGCTGATGCATGCGCTCGAAAAATTCGACCCCGAGCGTGGGTTCCGCTTCTCCACCTATGCCACATGGTGGATCCGGCAGAATATCGAGCGCGCGATCATGAACCAGTCGCGCACGATCCGCCTGCCGGTGCACGTGGTCAAGGAGCTCAACCAGGTGTTGCGCGCCCAGCGCAGCATCGAGGCGGTTTCGAATGGCGAATCGACGCTCGAGGACATCGCCGGCCGCCTGGGCAAGCCGGTCGATGACGTCAGGGCGATCCTCGCCCTTAGCGAGCACACCGCGTCACTCGATGCACCGCTGGATATCGACCCTTCGCTGTCGATCGGGGAGTCGCTCGCCGACGACCATCAGCCCGCTCCCGAAGTCCAGCTCCACAACGTCGAGATCGGGGATCTGGTCCGAACCTGGATCAGGATGCTCAACGACAAGCAGCGCTTGGTCGTGCGCCACCGTTACGGCATCGATGAGTGCGATCTGCTCACGCTGGAAGAACTGGCGACCCGTCTCGATCTGACCCGCGAACGGGTGCGCCAGATCCAGCTCGAGGCCCTGGGCCAGCTGCGCCGCATACTCAAGCGCAACGGTATCTCCCGCGACGCCCTGCTGTAAGCACGGTCCCTTCATGGGGCGGGCCTTGCGCTCTGCCGGCACGGCCTCCCGCGTGCCCGCTGCCGCTCCGGCGCTGCCGGGGCGAGCGTGCTCAGACCGGTGGTGGGGGGGCGTCCGGGGGGTAGACACGGAGATAAAGCTCCCTGCTCGCATAGGCCATCACGGGCAGCGTGATCAGCAGCAGGGGCAGCAGCAGCGCACTGATGATGATCACCACCGCGAGCAGCACGGCCCAGCTCATCACCACGCCGAAACGGCCGAATACCGCACGCACGCTCGCCACCACAGCCGGGACGAGGTGCGCACGCCGGTCGTAGAGCAGCGGAATCGAGAACGCCGATACGGCGAACAGGATGAAGGCGAGCACCGCGCCCATGATCGCGCTGTAGAAGACGTAGCCGGCGACGGTTTCTTCGAAGCGCAGCAGGCGGACGAAGCCGACGGGCTCGCGCCCGACCATGAAGCCGTACAGGATCCCGGCATCGGTTATCCAGATCAGGAAGATCAGCACGCATACAAAGGACATCACCCAGCCGCCGCGCGGCATGCGCCGGAAACCGCGGACAATGTCGCCGGGGGTGGCTTTTTCACTGTGGCGCAGGCGGTCCGACAGGGCGAAGAAACCGGCGAGCAAGGCCGGCCCGACGAGCATGAAGCCGCCCGCGAGCGACAGGCTGACGGGGGCGATTCCGGCCGTCTCGAGGATGACGAACATCAGCAAGCCGAGCGCGGTGAATACGGCGGCGAAGCCTGCGCTGAGCAGGGGCTGGGCGCGGAACTGCACCGCTCCGGCGGTGATGGCGGCAAGAAGGTCGTGCCGCCGGACCGCGGCTGGGCGCAGTGTGGTGGGGTCGGTGGCGGGCTGCGGTCCGCCGTGAGGGGAGATGTCCGGCATGGTCGGCTACTCGATCGGGCGCGGCGCCCTGGCTCCGCGCGCCGCCTGCGGATGGCGACCGGTACGGCTGGCGTTATGGCCGTTTCGCCGATGGCTGGCATGTCACGACCTTCCGGTCGACGCCAGTTTAACCGCCGAAGGCCCGCTCAGGGCCGGTTCTGTGCGGAACGCATTTCGGCGACCAGCCGGTGCAGGCGCAGGGCTTCGGCCAGCTCGAACACGGACATCGCGTAAAAGCTGCTGCGGTTGTAACGGGTGATGACGTAGAAGTTGCGATAGCCCAGCCAGTATTCGGTGGCTGCGCCCGGCGTTTCCAGATCGACCAAGGTTGCGGTCGCCGCGGCCGCCCGGCCGTCCATGGTGGCGATGCCCGCACGCGCAAGGATGTCCGGTGCCAGGGCGGGCTCGATTCCGGCCGCGAGCAGGGGCGCGGTGTCGGCACCGGGCGCGAGCTGCGCCCGTTCGGCGACCAGGGCGCCGGCCTGCCAGCCGTGGGCATGGAGGTAATTCGCCACGCTGCCGATGGCGTCGCTGGCATCGCGGTCGAAATCAACCCGGCCATCGTCGTCGAAATCCACCGCGTAGGCGCGCACGCTGCTGGGCAGGAACTGCGGATAGCCGAGTGCTCCGGCGAACGAGCCGCTGTAGCTTGCCGGGTCGCGTCCCTGCTCGCGTGCAAGCAGGAACAGCGCTTCGAGCTCGCGGCGGAACAGCTCGGCTCGCGGTGGATAGTCGAACGCCAGGGTGGCGAGGGCGGACAGGGTCTCGAAGGTGCCGGTGTGCCGGCCATACATCGTCTCCACGCCGATGATGGCGACGATGATTTCCGCCGGCACGCCGTACTGGTCGGCCGCGCGCCGGAGCGTCACCGCATGCGCTTCCCAGAACGCCAGCCCGCCGTCGATGCGCGTGCGATCGAGAAAGCGCGCCCGGTAGTCCTGCCAGGATCGCGCCCCCTTGTGCGCGGGCGGGGTGATCAGCCGGATCACGCTGGGATCGTGGCGGGCACGGGCCAGCGCGCGGCCGAGTGCGGCAGGGTCGAAATCGTGGCGGGCCGCGAGTTCGGCAATGAACGCACGCGCGTCTTCGCGTTCGGCATAGGAGGCCGTGGCCAGTGCCGGCAGGGTAAGGGTGAGCACGGCGCTGGCCAGGTGGGCGAGGCAGCGGTTCGAGAAGAAGGCGGAAAAGCTCATGGTTGTCCGGTCGAATCGATACGATGGCGTGGCAGCTGCGGGTGCAGGCGCCGGCGCGCGGGGCCGTGCAGGCGGGTATGCCGAAGCGCGCAGACCCTCGCCGGAATGTCCCGGCCAGCCTCTTCGCGCAGGCGATCCGCATGGTGCCGGGGCATTGCGGGGCACACTGTGAAATTGATCGGGAAGCGGTGATAATAGACGACAAAGCCTGCTGACCAATGGTTCCGCATCATGCGACGGGTGAAAAACCGCGCGGCTTCCATGCAGACGGCCACCGCTTCGAATCTTGGTGATGAGAGAGGGAGGAACATGACGACTACGGCATTCATCACGCATCGCGAGTGCTGGCTCCATGACATGGGGGCGATGCACCCTGAATGCCCGGAGCGTCTGGCCGCGATCAACGACAGGCTGATCGCGTCCGGGCTCGACATGTATGTCTCCTTCTATGACGCACCGGTAGCCGAGCGGGTGCAGCTGGCGCGCGTCCATGCAGGCGAATACCTCGAAGAGCTGTTCGCCAGTGTGCCCGAGCACGGCATCCGCCACCTCGACCCCGATACCGCGATGAGCCCGGGTACGATGAAAGCCGCCTTGCGTTCGGCGGGGGCGGGGGTGCTGGCGACCGACCTGGTGATGAAGGGGGAAATCGAAAATGCCTTTTGCGCGGTCCGTCCCCCGGTCACCACGCCGAGCGGGCCAAGGCGATGGGGTTTTGCTTCATGAACAACGTCGCCATCGCCGCCGCCCATGCGCTCGAAGCGCATGGCCTGGAGCGTGTGGCGATCGTCGATTTCGATGTTCATCATGGCAACGGCACCGAAGATATCTTCCGCGACGACCCCCGGGTGATGATGGCGGGCGTCTTCCAGCACCCGTTCTATCCTTACAGCGGCACCGACAATCCGCCGCCGCACATGCGCAACGTCCCCTTGCCGGCCGGCACCCGGGGCGAAGCCTTTCGCCAGGTTTTCAGCGACATCCTGGTGCCCGCGCTGCACAGCCACAATCCGCAGATGATCTTCATCTCGGCCGGTTTCGACGGCCACTACGAAGACGACATGGGTTCGCTCGGACTGCTCGAAGCCGACTACGTATGGGCTACCGAGCAGGTCAAGATTGTCGCGGAAAGCTGTGGCCACAAACGGATCGTGTCCATTCTGGAAGGCGGCTACGCGCTGTCCGCGCTGGCGCGCTCGGTGGTGGCCCATATCAAGTCCCTCGCCGACCTGTGAGTACCCGCCGGGTCACCGCCGGGCGGTGCCTTCCCCGTTCCGTTTTCCTTCCTGCCGCTGAAACAGCCCTTCAGGCGCGGACGCGCGGCGATTTCGCTGGCCACGCTGGCCGAGTTTCGGCGATCGGTTAGAATCGCTTTTTTATCGCACTGCCCTCACGCCATGATTACCGGATCACTTGTCGCCATCGTCACTCCCATGCAGGACGACGGGAGCCTGGATTTTCCCCGTCTGCGCAGTCTCATCGACTGGCATATCGCCGAAGGCACCGACGGCATCGTGGTCGTCGGCACCACCGGTGAATCGCCCACGGTCGATGTCGACGAGCACTGCGAACTCATCCGCAGCACCGTCGACCACGTCGGTGGGCGTGTCCCGGTGATCGCCGGCACCGGGGCCAACTCCACCGCCGAGGCGGTGGAACTGGCCCGTTTCGCCCGCCAGGCGGGTGCGAGTGCCCATCTGTCGGTGGTGCCGTACTACAACAAGCCGTCACAGGAAGGGCTGTACCGCCATTTCCGCACCATTGCCGAAGCGGTCGAACTGCCGCTGATCCTGTACAACGTGCCCGGACGCACGGTCGCCGATCTCGCCAACGACACCGCGCTGCGCCTGGCTGAAATTCCCAATATCGTCGGCATCAAGGACGCCACCGGCAGCCTCGATCGCGCCTGCGACCTGATCGAGCGTGCCCCTGCCGGCTTCGCCCTCTACAGCGGCGACGACATGAGCTCCGCCGCGTTCCTGATGCTCGGCGGCCATGGCGTGATCTCGGTCACCGCCAACGTGGCACCGCGCGCGATGCACGCGCTGTGCGCCGCTGCCGCGGCCGGCGACATGCACGCGCTGCGGCAGACCAACGCCGCCCTCACCGGCCTGCACCGCGACCTGTTCTGCGAAGCCAACCCGATCCCGGTGAAGTGGGCGGTTGCCCGCATGGGGCTGGTCGGCGACGGCATCCGCCTGCCGCTCACTCCGCTGTCGGAAGCCCATCATGCGCGCGTACTCGAGGCGATGCGCAAGGCCGGCATCCAGGTCTGACCCGAACCTCTTTGTCCAGGAAATCCATGAACCGCTCCACGCGCACTTCCTTTTCCCTGCTGGCCATGACGCTCGCGCTCGGCGGCTGCTCGGGGTCGCTGCTCGAGTCCAAGCGCATCGACTACAAGAGCGCTCGCCAGATCGAACGCCCGCTCGAGATTCCGCCCGACCTGACCGCCCCCCGGCGCGATGACCGCTTTGCCGTCCCCGATGTGGCGCCGCGCGGCGTCGCCACCTACTCGGCCTACGCGGCCGATCGCGCAGGTCAGCCCGCGGCGGCGAGTGCAACGGCCGAAGTCCTCACCCCGTCGTCGACGATGCACATCGAGCGCGCAGGCAGCCAGCGCTGGCTGGTGATCAGCGGCACGGCCGAGGAGCTGTGGCCGCAGATCAAGGACTTCTGGCTCGAGATGGGCTTCATCCTGAA
Proteins encoded in this window:
- the rpoS gene encoding RNA polymerase sigma factor RpoS; the encoded protein is MEEPANLDELESHEPDLPPEVEVFSGHPVQAVENEFFSDVTQLYLNEIGANPLLSAEEELRLARLVREGDFRSRQTMIERNLRLVVNIAKHYLNRGIPLLDLVEEGNLGLMHALEKFDPERGFRFSTYATWWIRQNIERAIMNQSRTIRLPVHVVKELNQVLRAQRSIEAVSNGESTLEDIAGRLGKPVDDVRAILALSEHTASLDAPLDIDPSLSIGESLADDHQPAPEVQLHNVEIGDLVRTWIRMLNDKQRLVVRHRYGIDECDLLTLEELATRLDLTRERVRQIQLEALGQLRRILKRNGISRDALL
- the dapA gene encoding 4-hydroxy-tetrahydrodipicolinate synthase; amino-acid sequence: MITGSLVAIVTPMQDDGSLDFPRLRSLIDWHIAEGTDGIVVVGTTGESPTVDVDEHCELIRSTVDHVGGRVPVIAGTGANSTAEAVELARFARQAGASAHLSVVPYYNKPSQEGLYRHFRTIAEAVELPLILYNVPGRTVADLANDTALRLAEIPNIVGIKDATGSLDRACDLIERAPAGFALYSGDDMSSAAFLMLGGHGVISVTANVAPRAMHALCAAAAAGDMHALRQTNAALTGLHRDLFCEANPIPVKWAVARMGLVGDGIRLPLTPLSEAHHARVLEAMRKAGIQV
- a CDS encoding peptidoglycan DD-metalloendopeptidase family protein; this encodes MHKQSPHIALLLVAGLMAGCASKVTAPVRDVAGSIPGATVASSPSQPSGVHTVRPGETLLGIARQYGVTLPELVAWNGLTDPNQIQVGETLRVAPPGAATGSIAEPAPSGAVAVPVPLNGADSGSVPLKQEPIGGRAPIAVPAAPAEPAAAGGAPTSAGGQWHWPAAGAVIAGFSEASNKGLDIGGRVGDPVHAAAAGKVVYAGSGLRGYGKLIVIKHDQEYNSVYAHNDRLLVKEDEQVAQGQKIAELGSTESDRPKLHFEIRKQGKAIDPMRYLPAR
- a CDS encoding DUF2189 domain-containing protein, which codes for MPDISPHGGPQPATDPTTLRPAAVRRHDLLAAITAGAVQFRAQPLLSAGFAAVFTALGLLMFVILETAGIAPVSLSLAGGFMLVGPALLAGFFALSDRLRHSEKATPGDIVRGFRRMPRGGWVMSFVCVLIFLIWITDAGILYGFMVGREPVGFVRLLRFEETVAGYVFYSAIMGAVLAFILFAVSAFSIPLLYDRRAHLVPAVVASVRAVFGRFGVVMSWAVLLAVVIIISALLLPLLLITLPVMAYASRELYLRVYPPDAPPPPV
- the mltB gene encoding lytic murein transglycosylase B, giving the protein MSFSAFFSNRCLAHLASAVLTLTLPALATASYAEREDARAFIAELAARHDFDPAALGRALARARHDPSVIRLITPPAHKGARSWQDYRARFLDRTRIDGGLAFWEAHAVTLRRAADQYGVPAEIIVAIIGVETMYGRHTGTFETLSALATLAFDYPPRAELFRRELEALFLLAREQGRDPASYSGSFAGALGYPQFLPSSVRAYAVDFDDDGRVDFDRDASDAIGSVANYLHAHGWQAGALVAERAQLAPGADTAPLLAAGIEPALAPDILARAGIATMDGRAAAATATLVDLETPGAATEYWLGYRNFYVITRYNRSSFYAMSVFELAEALRLHRLVAEMRSAQNRP